From the genome of Acidobacteriota bacterium:
CGTAAAGCATCAGCGACCATCGAAAACGCCAGCGAGTAAGCCCGCAAGCGATTGGGGTCAACGTCGATTTGATACTGCTGCACTTCGCCGCCAACCGAAGCGACTTCGGCAACGCCCGCCACGGAATTGAGTTGATAGCGAATGAACCAGTCCTGCAAAGTTCGCAGGTCGCGGGTGTTGTAACCGTCGCCTTCGATGGTGTACCAGAAGATTTGCCCCAGCCCGCTCGCATCAGGTCCAAGCGTCGCCGTCACGCCTTCGGGCAATTGTTTGGTAACCAGATTCAACCGCTCAAGCACACGGGTTCGCGCCCAATACAAATCAATTGAATCTTCAAAGATGACGTTGATCATCGAAAAGCCGAACGCCGATTGCCCGCGCACCGTGCGCACACCGGGCAAGCCTTGCAGGTTGGTGGTGAGCGGATAAGTTACCTGGTCTTCGACCTCCTGGGGACTGCGCCCCATCCAGTCTGTGAAAACGATGACCTGATTGTCGGACAAATCGGGAATCGCATCAATCGGCGTGCGCGTCAACGCCCAGTAACCCCAACCGGCGAGCAATAGATACGCCGCAATAATGATGAAGCGATTGTTCAGCGAAAATTCGATGAGGCGATTAATCATAACGAACCTCTGTTGATGATGAATGGTGTCTGTTGAAACGCTTCACCATTGAGCGATAGCAAAACGCGCAAAGCAAGGATGACGACGCTTTCAAATTACTACTTTATTTTGCATTGACGGTCATCGTCGCCCGCCCTTTGCCTTGCGGACTTTCATAAATGATGATGGCTTCCCAGGTGCCTGCAACTTCAATGTTGACCTGGGCGCGATATTCGCCCGGTGTAGCGCTCGTTGTGAGATTCGCTTCATCGTTCATCTCTGCCATCGCGCCCATTGCGGGCATGTGAAAGTTGAGCGAGGCGGCATTGATTTCCACCAACTTGCCTGCTTCATCCGTAAAGGAGAGCCGCAAATCGTTGTCGCCGGATTTTAGTTCACCCGATGCGCTTGAGAGCGTCACCGTCAAGTTGTTCGACCTGGTTGATTTGATCACCTTCGTTTCGCCGCGTTTGGCGTTGCCGCAAGCAGCAACCAGAAACGTCATCGCCAACAAAATGAGATACACCAATTTCGTTTTCATGGATTACTCCTGAAAGCTGGTAAACCAATTGCTGTTCAGCCTGAAATCAGCGGGCTGGTAGTTGAAATGGATTGGCAAGAGACAGGCGCGAACGACTTGCGCCTGTCTCTTTGCTGACAGTTATGATAACGAGTGATGAATTAGTTTTTCTTAGCCGAACAGCAAGATTGACCATCACCTGCGCCGCATTGCGCGCCGGCTTTACATGATTGTTTGGTTGCGCAGCACGCCGCGCCCTCTTTACAACAAGCCGCGCCTTCCGCGCAACATTCATTTTTCGCCGAGCAGCAGTCCTTGCTCATCTCGCAAGCGCCGTCCGTGCAGCAGGCATCTTTGGCTGCACAGCAACCGGCTTTTTCCGTGCTGGCATATCCGACGACGCGATTTTGCGTGCTTTTCTCGCGTTTGCAGGAAGCCGCGCCCATCGTGCAGCAAGCTGCGCCGTCTTTGCAACAGGCTGCGCCCGGCGTGCAGCAATCGGGTTTGGCTTTACAACAAGCGGCGCTTTTTTCCGCTGCTTTATCAGAGGTTGCCCATACATTTTCCGAGGCATAAACGACGCCGCCTAATAATAGGGCAAGGGTGATGATGGTTAATTTGATGGTTTTCATGAGTTGTGTCTCCTGTTAAATAAACATACTTATCCCGCGCTGATGCCTGAGGCATCAGCCAATCAATGGTGATGAATTGCGGTCTGTTGATTAAATCAGGAGCACACAACAGCGCAGGTAAGTGCCACTGCGGTTTTGCGGTTCAAGTAATTTGGCAGGGTGTGAATCGCTGGTGTAAGTGAAAGTTGTTGCGAGTGAATCGGGCAACGTCGCCGGAACCGCAACCGGGCTTTCCGATTTGGGCATGACGGTAAAGGCTACGGTCTGTTTTGCAAGCAACTTACAGACATTCAGTTCACCGTTATTGGCAATTTTCAGCGGCGCAGATTCACTTTGCGATGATTGCGTTGATGGAGATTTTTTTATAGGCTTCCCGCAACAATCTTTTTCGTGGCAAGCGCTTGCGCCGGTTGCCACTGGATTGGTTGCGTGATGCATCGCCATCGGAAGCGATTGAAAAACCGGTTTGAGTATTTCGCTTGAACAACAAACGACACAGCCGATGCCATGAAGCCATAAAAAAACCACCATCAGGCTCAGGCAATTTAAGCGGATGTGTAATTTTAACCGTTTGAAATTCACGCTCAGATTTTATTCCTCAATCTCTTTGCCGTCGAGAAAATTTTTGCGGGATTTTTCCCAAACCGGCGAATCATTTTCTCGAATGAATCAATAAATCAACTTTAATGCCAGAGATTGACTGAATCAAATCGGCTCAGGTCTAATCAGTGAGTCAATGACTGCGAAAATCTACAAGTCCGAATGGGTCTTACCCATCACTTCACCGCCAATTCATCAGGGCGCGATTGCCGTCGATGGCGAACAACTGGTTTTTGTCGGCAGGCAAAATGAACTCGCATCAAACAGACAATTCCCAAACGTCGAGGTTAAAGATTTCGGACGCGCCGCCATTT
Proteins encoded in this window:
- a CDS encoding FixH family protein — translated: MKTKLVYLILLAMTFLVAACGNAKRGETKVIKSTRSNNLTVTLSSASGELKSGDNDLRLSFTDEAGKLVEINAASLNFHMPAMGAMAEMNDEANLTTSATPGEYRAQVNIEVAGTWEAIIIYESPQGKGRATMTVNAK